AAGTAACAGAAGGTCCTTTTGCTAATTTCACAGGTTCCATCGAAGAAATCGATCAAGATAAAAATAAACTTAAAGTTCTTGTGAATATGTTCGGCCGTGAAACACCAGTAGAACTAGATTTTTCTCAAGTAACGAAATTATAATGTAAAAAAACTTGAAATCAATTTCGAAAAGTGGTAATATTTCATAGGTCAGTATGTCTCGAGACTTGAGATATTATTTTGATCAGAAATTTCTATTTCTGAAAGTATAAGGGTAGGTAAACTCAATTAATGAGTTGCTCTAATTATGACCATTCGAAACGCGAGTGGCTAGATGAGTGGGAGGGTAATAAACCCCATTACCACATCACGGACTTAAGGAGGTGTGTCTCGTGGCTAAAAAAGTAATTAAAATTGTAAAATTGCAAATTCCTGCAGCTAAAGCTAATCCAGCTCCACCAGTTGGTCCTGCATTAGGTCAAGCTGGTGTTAATATCATGGGATTCTGTAAAGAGTTCAACGCTCGTACGGCTGAACAAGCTGGATTAATCATTCCAGTTGAAATCACAGTATTCGAGGATCGTTCATTTACATTTATTACGAAAACTCCTCCTGCTGCTGTATTACTTAAGAAAGCAGCTGGAATTGAGTCTGGTTCTGGTGAACCAAACCGTAATAAAGTAGCGACTGTTAAGCGTGACAAGGTACGTGAAATCGCTGAAACAAAAATGCCTGACTTAAACGCAGCTAGTGTTGAGTCAGCAATGCGTATGGTAGAAGGTACTGCACGTAGCATGGGTATCGTTATCGAAGACTAATTTCTATTAGTCGAGTTGTGTTAGGGGGTTGCGAGTTTGCTTAAAAACAAGTTCGCAACCTTTATTCGTGGGAGGTTATTCCGCTAAAACCACTAAGGAGGAAACAAAAATGGCTAAAAAAGGTAAAAAGTTTTTAGAAGCTGCTAAATTAGTAGATCGTTCAAATTTCTACTCTGTACAAGAAGCAGTAGAACTAGTTAAAAAGACTAGCATCGCAAAATTTGATGCAACTGTAGAAGTTGCTTTCCGTTTAGGCGTAGACCCTAAGAAAGCTGACCAACAAATCCGTGGAGCAGTAGTACTTCCAAATGGTACTGGTAAAACTCAACGTGTATTAGTATTTGCTAAAGGTGAAAAAGCGAAAGAAGCTGAAGCAGCAGGTGCTGATTATGTTGGTGATGCAGACTACATCAACAAAATCCAACAAGGTTGGTTTGAGTTTGACGTAATCGTTGCAACTCCAGACATGATGGGTGAAGTTGGTAAATTAGGACGTGTATTAGGACCAAAAGGTTTAATGCCAAACCCTAAAACTGGAACAGTTACATTTGATGTAACAAAAGCTGTTAATGAAATCAAAGCTGGTAAAGTTGAATACCGTCTTGATAAAGCTGGTATTATCCATGTTCCTATCGGAAAAGTATCATTTGAAGATAGCAAACTTGTAGAGAACTTTACAACAGTTTATGAAACATTATTAAAAGCTAAGCCTTCTGCAGCAAAAGGTACTTATATGAAGAGCGTAAATGCTACTTCTACTATGGGACCTGGTGTGAAGGTAGATTCTTCAAGTTTCGCTGTAAAATAATAGCTATTGACTTCGTATAGAAGTTTATATATAATTATCAATGTTGTTTAAAACAAATATCGCTATACCGTAGACAGTAGGTGCTTTTATAAGCTTAAATATCCTGCCGAGGTGTATTTACGAATAAAGCATGATTTTGCTTATTGTATGTACAAAACCTCCATGTCTTGTGGAGGTTTTTTAATGACCATCACCGAACGGTACTAGTGTTACATGAATCTAACAGGAGGTGTAACAATGAGCGCAATTATCGAACAAAAGAAACAGATCGTAGATGAAATTTCTACTAAGTTCCGTGAAAGTAAATCTACTATCGTTGTTGATTACCGCGGATTAACTGTAAGTGAAGTTACTGAATTACGTAAGCAATTACGTGAAGCAGGAATCGACTTCAAAGTTTACAAAAACACAATGACTCGTCGTGCTGTTGAGCAAGCTGAGCTTACTGGTCTTAATGATGTATTAACAGGACCTAACGCAATTGCATTCAGTAATGATGATGTTGTAGCTCCGGCTAAAATTTTAAATGACTTCGCTAAAAAACACGAAGCTCTTGAAATCAAAGCTGGTGTAATCGAAGGTAATGTTGCTAGTGTTGAAGAAGTTAAAGCTCTTGCTGAACTTCCATCACGCGAAGGTTTACTTTCTATGTTGCTTAGCGTACTTCAAGCTCCTATCCGTAACTTTGCTCTTGCTACTAAAGCAGTTGCAGAACAAAAAGAAGAACAAGGTGCTTAATCGGTACAACAATCTAGTATGTCTTTACTAATAAAATATTAACAGGAAAAACAAGGAGGAAATTATAATGACTCAAGAACAAATCATTGAAGCAGTTAAAAATATGACTGTTTTAGAATTAAACGACTTAGTTAAAGCAATCGAAGAAGAGTTTGGTGTAACTGCTGCGGCTCCTGTAGCTGTTGCTGCTGCTGGTGGCGAAGCTGCTGCTGAGCAAACTGAATTTGACGTAGTACTTGCAAGTGCTGGCGGACAAAAAATCAAGGTTATCAAAGTTGTACGTGAAGCTACTGGCTTAGGCTTAAAAGAAGCTAAAGAATTAGTAGATAACGCTCCAAAACCACTTAAAGAAGGCGTTTCTAAAGAAGAAGCTGAAGAATTAAAAGCTAAACTTGAAGAAGTTGGAGCTTCTGTAGAAGTTAAGTAATAAATGTACTATATAAAAAAGCTCGCCGGTTAAAGGCGGGCTTTTTTGTACTTAAGAATAATTGAAGTAACTAATGCATCTATTCGCATTTTGCAGTAGATGATTTTTTATCATTAAATTTGATTTAATACGTATAAAATGCAAGGTTGATGTAAAACCTATTCTTCTGTAAGAGGAGGAACTTTTATGAGTAATCATTATTATTCTGAGAAGCCAACTGTTGAAAGTGAGCGTAAAACATGGACATTTCAATTAAAGGATTTTCTTTTTACATTTCAAAGTGACCGTGGAGTGTTTTCAAAAAATGAAGTAGATTTTGGTTCCCGCCTTTTAATAGAAACGTTTTTACCACCGGATGTAAGTGGTGATTATCTAGATGTTGGTTGTGGGTATGGGCCTATTGGGTTGTCTCTTGCAAAGAGTTTTAACAAAAAAGTAGACATGATCGATATTAATGAACGGGCAATAGAGTTAGCAAAGGATAATGCTGCTCTTAACAAAGTGGAGAATGTAAATATATTTCAAAGTAATCAATTTGAAAACATTAGTGAAGATCGGAAATATGCCGCTGTTTTAACAAATCCACCAATTCGAGCAGGGAAGCAAGTTGTTCACTCTATTTTTGAAAAAAGCTTCGAACATCTTGAGCATGAGGGTGAGTTGTGGATTGTTATACAAAAAAAACAGGGAGCACCGTCAGCGATGGATAAACTAAATGAAATGTTTAATGAAGTGGAAGTTGTGGAAAAGAAAAAAGGCTATTATATCATAAAAGCAAAAAAGAGTTGACTCCATTTTTTTGTTGTGTTAGTATTATAAAATGCCAATATATAATTTCCATAACTATCTAATTTTTAAGGTAAAAGATGTATAGAAATTAGTTTTATGGGAATACTATTAAAATCAAAAGTACGTTTTAAAAATGTGGTTTTCTTACTAGAAACCCTTTTTATTTTTTGTTTTTTCCTTGCGTCAGTACTTGCATTTTCCTATGTTTTATTGCAGATTTTTTATTGGTAGTATGTAAAGATATTGTTTTTAAAGAGAATGATCATATGTGAGTTCTCTTATTCGTCTGTCTAAAAAAGGTATACATAATAGTACGACGCAAGATCCTATTACGCTTGATTTGAGGGGTGAATGAGTTGACAGGTCAACTAGTTCAGTATGGACGACACCGCCAACGTAGAAGTTATGCACGCATTAGTGAAGTGTTAGAATTACCAAATCTTATTGAGATTCAAACCTCTTCCTATCAGTGGTTTCTTGATGAGGGCTTAAGAGAAATGTTTCAAGATATTTCTCCAATTGAGGATTTCACTGGTAACCTCTCGCTAGAGTTTATTGATTATAGCTTGGGGGATCCTAAGTACCCTGTTGAGGAATCAAAAGAACGCGATGTTACCTATTCGGCGCCATTACGTGTTAAGGTTCGTTTAATTAACAAGGAAACTGGTGAAGTAAAAGATCAGGATGTCTTTATGGGAGATTTTCCTCTCATGACAGAGACAGGTACATTTGTTGTCAACGGAGCAGAGCGTGTTATCGTTTCTCAGCTAGTCCGTTCACCAAGTGTATATTACAGTGCAAAGGTCGACAAAAATGGTAAAAAAGGCTTTACTGCGACTGTTATTCCAAACCGTGGGGCTTGGTTAGAATACGAAACTGACGCCAAAGATGTTGTATATGTGCGTATAGATCGTACTCGTAAATTACCGGTAACGGTTCTCTTACGTGCTCTTGGGTTTGGCTCTGATCAAGAAATCATCGATTTATTAGGTGAAAATGAGTACTTACGTAACACTCTTGATAAAGATAATACGGAAAGTACAGAGAAAGCTTTGCTTGAAATTTACGAGCGACTTCGTCCAGGTGAGCCACCAACTGTTGAAAATGCAAAGAGTTTATTAGACTCTAGATTTTTTGATCCAAAACGCTATGATTTAGCGAATGTTGGTCGCTATAAAATTAATAAAAAGCTTCATATTAAAAATCGTCTTTTTAATCAAAGACTAGCAGAAACTTTAGTAGATCCTGAAACAGGAGAAATCATTGCAGAAAAAGGTACAATGATTGATAGAAGAACGTTAGACCGAATTATACCAATTCTTGAAAGTGGTGTTGGATTTAAAAAAGAACATCCTTCAGGCGGTGTTACTGAGGATGAAGTAACGATTCAATCTATCAAGATATATGCACCTAATGATCCGGAAGGCGAAAAGGTTATTAATGTATTAGGTAACGCTTATGTAGAAGAAGCTGTAAAAAATATTACAGTTGCAGATATTTTATCTTCTATTAGTTACTTCTTTAACCTTCTACATGGTGTTGGTGACACAGATGATATCGATCACCTTGGAAACCGTAGATTACGTTCAGTAGGGGAATTACTGCAAAACCAGTTTAGAATTGGTTTATCAAGAATGGAACGTGTTGTTCGCGAGAGAATGTCTATTCAAGATACGAATACAATTACTCCACAACAACTTATTAATATTCGTCCTGTAATTGCTTCTATTAAAGAGTTCTTCGGTAGCTCCCAGTTATCTCAATTTATGGATCAAACAAATCCACTAGGTGAGTTAACGCATAAACGTCGTTTATCCGCATTAGGACCGGGTGGTTTAACTCGTGAACGTGCCGGCTTCGAGGTTCGTGACGTTCACTATTCTCACTATGGTCGTATGTGTCCAATTGAAACTCCAGAGGGTCCAAATATCG
This genomic stretch from Metabacillus sp. B2-18 harbors:
- the rplK gene encoding 50S ribosomal protein L11 yields the protein MAKKVIKIVKLQIPAAKANPAPPVGPALGQAGVNIMGFCKEFNARTAEQAGLIIPVEITVFEDRSFTFITKTPPAAVLLKKAAGIESGSGEPNRNKVATVKRDKVREIAETKMPDLNAASVESAMRMVEGTARSMGIVIED
- the rplA gene encoding 50S ribosomal protein L1, coding for MAKKGKKFLEAAKLVDRSNFYSVQEAVELVKKTSIAKFDATVEVAFRLGVDPKKADQQIRGAVVLPNGTGKTQRVLVFAKGEKAKEAEAAGADYVGDADYINKIQQGWFEFDVIVATPDMMGEVGKLGRVLGPKGLMPNPKTGTVTFDVTKAVNEIKAGKVEYRLDKAGIIHVPIGKVSFEDSKLVENFTTVYETLLKAKPSAAKGTYMKSVNATSTMGPGVKVDSSSFAVK
- the rplJ gene encoding 50S ribosomal protein L10, which codes for MSAIIEQKKQIVDEISTKFRESKSTIVVDYRGLTVSEVTELRKQLREAGIDFKVYKNTMTRRAVEQAELTGLNDVLTGPNAIAFSNDDVVAPAKILNDFAKKHEALEIKAGVIEGNVASVEEVKALAELPSREGLLSMLLSVLQAPIRNFALATKAVAEQKEEQGA
- the rplL gene encoding 50S ribosomal protein L7/L12 — its product is MTQEQIIEAVKNMTVLELNDLVKAIEEEFGVTAAAPVAVAAAGGEAAAEQTEFDVVLASAGGQKIKVIKVVREATGLGLKEAKELVDNAPKPLKEGVSKEEAEELKAKLEEVGASVEVK
- a CDS encoding class I SAM-dependent methyltransferase; the protein is MSNHYYSEKPTVESERKTWTFQLKDFLFTFQSDRGVFSKNEVDFGSRLLIETFLPPDVSGDYLDVGCGYGPIGLSLAKSFNKKVDMIDINERAIELAKDNAALNKVENVNIFQSNQFENISEDRKYAAVLTNPPIRAGKQVVHSIFEKSFEHLEHEGELWIVIQKKQGAPSAMDKLNEMFNEVEVVEKKKGYYIIKAKKS